From Acidovorax sp. 1608163:
GCGCTGGTGCCGGTGGACGCGCTGTGGACGGATGTGGCCATGGACGTGATCTTGCGCACGCTGTTCAGCGAGTCGGCCCAGGCCGATGCACGCGATGCCGCCTGGGCCACGCAGACGCTGTCGGAGGCGGCCTTCCGGGAAATGTTCATGCCCTTCACACTGCCCGACTGGCTGCCTCTGCCGGGCAAAGCCGACAAGCGCCGGGCCCTGCGGGCGCTGAAGGGGCTGGTGCAGCGGCACATTGACGCCCGCCAGAGCGAAGCCCCTGTGGCCGACGGGGCCTCGGGTAAGCCCGAGCGCAGCGACTTGCTGCACATGCTGCTGGCGCTGCGCGACGAAAGCACGGGCGAAACCCTGTCGCCCCAGGAGGTTCTGGACCAGTGCCTGGTCACCTTCCAGGCTGGGCACGAGACCAGTGCCACCACCTTGCTGTGGTGGACGACGCTGATGGCCCAGCACCCCGAAGCCGCTGAGCGCGCGCGGGCCGAGGTGGACGCGGTGCTGCAAGGCGGTGTGCCCGGCCCAGAGCACCTGGCCCAATTACCTTGGCTGGGCGCCACTCTCAAGGAGGCCTTGCGTCTGTACCCGCCCATTGCTGCGCTGATGAACCGCCGCACCACCGCCCCCATCACCCTGGGCGGAGTGGCCGTGCCGCAGGGCGCCCTGCTGCGCATCACCCCTTGGGTGCTGCACCGCGATGCGCGCTGGTTTGCGCAGCCCGAGCAGTTCCAGCCCGAGCGCTTTCTGGACGGTGCACCGCCCGTCCCCAAGGGCGCGTGGATCCCTTTCGGCCTGGGGCCGCGCGTGTGCATTGGCCAGCACTTTGCGATGCTGGAGATGACGCTGCTGGCGGCCATGCTGCTGCAGCGGTACACGGTGCGCTGGCCTGATGCCGCACCGGCTTGCGCGCCCCGCTTGAACGTGACGCTGCGGCCTGAGGAGCGGGTGTTTGTCTGGCTAGAGCGCAGGGGCTGATCTTGGGTGGCGCATAGACACGGCTTATGTTGGTATTGCCCGCGTTGATCTTCCCGCTGGTCTTGGTGCTTGCCTTGCAGAAGCTGTACCAAATCCCCAAACAGCTTTGGCGGGCGGAACTCCACTTTTGCCCACAGCGGCGCGGCTGTTGGGTGATGGCCTGCGGCGTTGCCTACCTGGCTTTGTTGGGCTGCACCCTCAGGCTCGGCTTTGTGCTGGTGCAGGCGGGGTGGGCCTCAGACGAGCCCTTGTCTGCCTTTTTGGCGGTACTGGGCTGGGTGGCCGCCTATCCGTGCGTCTATGTGGGCGCGGCGTGGGCTTTCTATCATGGCCTGAAACCTCGGCCTGGGGTGGTGGGCTGAGCGATGCAGGGCTACCTCGGACAAGGTTCTACGGCAGCTCCGCACTCCCCATCCGCCCCAGAATCGTCCGCGTGCGCCCTGCCAGGTAGGCCGAGCCGGGCGTTTTCTCAAACCGCTTGGGCGCGGGCAGCATCACGGCCAGGCGGGCGGCGTCGGTGGGGGTGAGCTGGGCAGCGTTTTTGCGAAAGTAGTGCTGCGCGGCGGCCTCAGCGCCGAACACGCCTTCGCCCCATTCCACGTTGTTCAGGTAGATCTCCAGGATGCGCTCTTTGCTCAGCAGCTGCTCCAGCAGCAGGGTCAGCACAAACTCCTGGCCTTTGCGCAGCAGGGTGCGCTCGCCCGACAGCAGCAGGTTTTTGGCCAACTGCTGGGTGATGGTGGAGCCGCCACGGATTTTGGGGGCGCGCACGGGGCGGTCGGGGGTGCGGTTTTGGGCTTTGGCCACTTGGGCTTCGGCCTTGGCGTTGCGTTCCCAGGCTTTTTCGATGGCGGTCCAGTCCACGCCTTCGTGGTTCACAAAGCCGTCGTCTTCCGAGGCAATGACGGCGCGCTTGAGGTGGTCGGAAATTTTGGCGTAGGGCACCCACTGCTGGCGCCAGGGGATGCTGCCTTTGCTGCTCAGCAGCGTCCAGGCTTCAGACCGCTCGAAGGTGGTGGACTCGGGGTTGACCACCGCCATGGCCGCAATGCGCAGCACAAAGAACAGTTGCAGGGCCACCAGTGCGATCAGCACCAGGCCCAGCCAGCGGGCCAGTGCCTTCATGGTTGCATGGCTCCAAAAGTGGGGCGCTGCTGATGGCTCTCCTTGAACCGTTCACGCTGAGCTGGTCGACGCGCCGCGCAAGGCTCGGGCAGGCTCAGCCCGAACGGTCTATCCAGTTCATGCAAGTTCATGGCGATTCATGGCTCAGGCGGTCTGGCGCATTTCTTCCAGCACCTGGGCGGCGGGCGGGCGCACCCCGCGCCAAATGGCAAAGGCCTCGGCGGCTTGCTCTACCAGCATGCCCAGGCCGTCGCGTGCCGTGGCGCCGTGGGCGCTGGCCCAGTCCATGAAGCCTTGTGCGGCAGGGCCGTACATCATGTCGTAGGCCAGGCTGCCAGGGCGCAGCACGCTGGCGGCCACAGGCACTGCTTCACCGCTCAGGCTGCTGGCCGTGGCGTTAATGATGACATCAAAATCACCCTCTACCGCTTGTGGTGTAATCGCTAGCAGCTCTGCTTTTTGTAGCAATGCCAGTGCGCCATGCGATGCCACCAGCGCCTCGGCCTTGGCCACGGTGCGGTTGGCAATGGTGATGTGGCGTGCCCCAGCGTGCAGCAGGGGGCCCAGCACGCCTGCGGCGGCGCCACCCGCGCCCACCAGCAACACGCGGGCACCTTGCAGGGGCACACCGGCGTTGCGGGTGATGTCGGCCACCAGGCCCAGGCCGTCGGTGTTGTCTGCATGGACGCTGCCGTCGGCCTGAAAGCTCAGCGTGTTGGCCGCGCCTGCCAGGTGCACGCGTTCGCTGCACACGGCGGCGAGTTGGGGGGCTTCAAACTTGAACGGCACGGTGACGTTGCAGCCGCGCCCACCCTGGGCGGCGAAGTTGCGCACGAATTGCGCGAAGCCGTCCAGCGGCACCAGGCAGCGCTCGTAGTGGATGGCTTGGCCCGTCAGCTCGGCAAAGCGGGCGTGGATGGCGGGCGAGCGGCTGTGGGCGACGGGGTTGCCCATCACGCAGTACAGGTCGGCGGGGAGCGGCGAAGTGGTCATGGGAACAACAAGGGCTGCATGCTGGGGGCGGGGCAGAGGCTGAGGGTTTCTCTGCCTCTCAGTCCAGGGCCGCCGCGAAACTGGCTTGGCCAAGCCGCTGGCGGCGTCCCCCTGAGGGGAAGGCGCCGCAGGCGACTCAGGGGGCTACCTCACACTCGTTTCCAGCGTCTGGTCGCGGGTGAACTTGAAGCGGGCGACCATGGCCACCTGGTCGGCCTTGGCACGCATTTCGGGGGTGAAGTGGCCAAACGGGGCTGCCGAACGGGCGATGGCTTCGGCCCGGCGGTCCAGGGCGCCCTTGCCAGAGCCTTGCACCACTTCGGTGGAGAGCACGCGCCCGTCGTGGTTGACGGTGACGATCATGATCAGCTCGCCGTAGAGCTTTTTGCCGCCCTGTTCGGGGAAGTTCTCGGTGCCCTTGTCTTCCACCTTGCGGCGCAGCGCGTCGTAGTAGATCGCGTAGGCCTCTTCGCGCGTGGCGGGGCTGATGTAGCGCTTTTTGGGGCGCGAGTTTTCTTCGTTGATGCGCTTTTCAATCTCGGCCAGCAGCTTGACGAGCTGGCGGCGCTTTTCCTCTTGCGACATCTGCTCGCCGCTGTCGCTTTGTTTGCGTGGGTCGGGCTCGGGCATGGTGGCCAGCTGCTTGCGCAGTTGCGTGAGCAGCTGGGTTTGCTGCTCTTGCATCGCGTCCATCTTGCGCTGCATCTCTTCAAAGTCGTCGCCCACCGCCGTCAGGGCCGAGTAGGGCAGGGGGCTGGTGGCCCGGCCCTGGGCCGCTTCACCGCCGCCCGCCAGGTTGGACTGGGCGATGGCCTGGGCTTTTTCGGGCCGTTCGTTGGACTTGGCGTTGACCAGGATGACTTCCAGCGGCGTGTCCTGGAACACGCGGTTGAAGCCCTCGGGGTCGATGAAGCGCACTGAGATGAGGGCCGCGTGCACGGCCACCGACACGCCCAGTGCAATCTGCAGCGTGCTGAAGGAGCGAAAGAGCGAGCGGAGGTTCACGGCGTTGGGTGGTCAGCGTTGGCGTTGGTGGGGGTGTCGGCCTCATTGACGTCCACGGCAATGGCGATGGGGCCAGCCACGGCTTCGTCGTCGCCGTCGTCTTCCAGGGGCGCATCATCGCTGGCATCGGCGGGGTCGTCCAGCCGCTCGAGCACGGTGCCGTGCAGGTCCAGCGTGATTTCGTCCACCTCGCCCAGCTTGACTTTGAGGCGCGCGCCGCGCGGCAGGTTTTGCGCACCCAGCACGGGGAAGACCAGCGGAATGTCGTCAGCCCGCACCAAAAAGCTGCCGCCGGGGCCTTCCTTGAAGACGGTGGCGTTCAGCTCGGTGATGCCGTTTTGCTCGACGTATTTGAGCGTCCAGAAGCGTTCCATGCCTGCCTGGTAGCCGTTGTAGGCGCTGTAGGCGCCGTCAAAGCTGCTGATGATGGAGAACAGGTCCGCATCCTTGGGCTTGAACGGCGCTGCCAGCGCGGCCGTGGCGCCGTGGCGCGCGCAGGCAATGATTTGCCACTGGTTGACCAGGTCGGTGTAGCGGCGCAGGGGCGACGTGGCCCACGAATAGGCTTTGACGCCAATGCCCGCGTGCGGCAGCGCTTTGGTGCCCATGCGCACCTTCACGCCCGGCGCCATGCTGGCCTGGCTGCGGTAGATGCCGGGCACACCCAGCTCGGCCATCCAACTGCCCCAGGTGCTGTTGGCCACGATCATGGCCTCGGCCACGATCAGGTCGAGCGGCGCGCCGCGCTGGCGCACGCTGATTTGCACTTGCTCGTGGCCCGTGGGCTCGGCGCCGTTGTTGCCCACCAGACGGAAGTTGTAGTCCGGCCGGTTGAAGTTCTCGGGCTTGCCGCGTACCACTTCGCGACGGGCCTTGAGCTCTTTGGCCAGTCGGTGCAAAAAGGATAGCTGCGGGCGCAGGTCAGACAAGCGCTGCGGGTCGTTTTGGTGCTCAAACGCTGGGTTACTGAGCCATTCTTCGGTCACCACGCTGTCGAGCTGGTCGTGGCGCAGGTTGGCGGCCACGTGCACGCGCTCGAGCTTGGTCTCAGAGCCCTTGAACTCCAGCGTGGCCTCGTCGATGGTGACGTACAGCGACACGGCCGGGTTCGCGCGGCCTTCGTCCAGCGTGTAGGTCTGCACCACGTCGTCGGGCAGCATGGTGATCTTGTAGCCCGGCATGTACACCGTGGACAGGCGCGCACGGCCCAACTGGTCGATGGCGCTGCCCGGCTGGATGGCCAGGCCGGGCGCAGCGATGTGGATGCCCAGCACCACGGTGCCGGTGCCCAGGCCTTGTACCGACAGCGCATCGTCGATTTCGGTGGTCTGCGAGTCGTCGATGGAATACGCCTGCGCGGTGGACAGCGGCAGTTCGTCGGCAATGGCCGGTGCCGTGACGGCCGGAAAGCCCGTGCCCTTGGGGAAGTTCTCGAACAAAAAGCGCTTCCAGTGGAACTGGTAGGCGGAGTCGATAGCGCCAGCCTTTTGCAGCAGATCGAGCGGTGCGGTGTGCGTGGCGCGGCTGGCTTCGACCACGGCCTTGTACTCGGGCGCGTTCTTGTCGGGCTTGAACAGGATTTTGTAGAGCTGCTCGCGGATGGGCTGTGGGCATTCGCCCCGGCCCAGGGCCGCGGCCCACTCGTCGATTTGCGCCAGGAGGGCTTTTTTCTTCTCGATGGCAGCCAATGCCTGCTGCAGGATCTCGGCCGAGGCCTTCTTGAACCGGCCCTTGCCCGCACGGCGGAAGTAGTGGGGCGCGTCGTACAAGCGGAACAGCGCGCCTGCCTGCTGGACCAGGGTGGCGTTCTCGGAAAAATAGTCGCGCGCCAGGTCGGCAAAGCCAAAGTCGTCCTCGGGCGCGAATTCCCAGGCCAAGTCCAGCTCAATGCTCTCGGCCACGGCTTGCGCCTGGGCGATCAGCTCGGACGGCGCGGGTTTTTCAAATCGCAAAAGGATGTTGGCGGCCTTGACCTTGACCCGCTTGCCCGAATCGAGCTCGACTTGGGCGGAGCTTTCCGCCTCGGACAGGATACGTCCGGCCATGAATTTGCCGGCTTCTTCAAACAGTGCATGCATCCGGGGATTCTCCCATGGGCGATCAGGTGCTCTGGTTACCGTTGGCTGCAAGGTTGTTTTTTGGCCGCGCGGCGGTGGGCGCCCACCGTGTCACCTCATCTTGGTCGGTTTTTGGGTTTTTGCTATTTATTTGATAGCTGCTTGCGCTTATCTAAAAAGCGCTAGAGGCCTATTTGGCAGGGATTGTGCGGATCGCCACTATCATCCCCACCCTTCACCCCGTCTTTTCGGCCCCTGGCCCCATCTCCCGCGCG
This genomic window contains:
- a CDS encoding cytochrome P450, translated to MNTSVHASPSVQTGLNSATAAMAAVADPADVPRPLQLSGPRSPWWGLPLLRDMRADYLGFVTRLHQQHGDLTRMRLGYEDAWDLMHPDLVREALITHADQLIRWERGIEVFEQVFGQSVLVTEGATWQRQRRMLMPAFTPKRVAGYAQLMTDAARRALDAAVPAGQGRALVPVDALWTDVAMDVILRTLFSESAQADARDAAWATQTLSEAAFREMFMPFTLPDWLPLPGKADKRRALRALKGLVQRHIDARQSEAPVADGASGKPERSDLLHMLLALRDESTGETLSPQEVLDQCLVTFQAGHETSATTLLWWTTLMAQHPEAAERARAEVDAVLQGGVPGPEHLAQLPWLGATLKEALRLYPPIAALMNRRTTAPITLGGVAVPQGALLRITPWVLHRDARWFAQPEQFQPERFLDGAPPVPKGAWIPFGLGPRVCIGQHFAMLEMTLLAAMLLQRYTVRWPDAAPACAPRLNVTLRPEERVFVWLERRG
- the mtgA gene encoding monofunctional biosynthetic peptidoglycan transglycosylase, which translates into the protein MKALARWLGLVLIALVALQLFFVLRIAAMAVVNPESTTFERSEAWTLLSSKGSIPWRQQWVPYAKISDHLKRAVIASEDDGFVNHEGVDWTAIEKAWERNAKAEAQVAKAQNRTPDRPVRAPKIRGGSTITQQLAKNLLLSGERTLLRKGQEFVLTLLLEQLLSKERILEIYLNNVEWGEGVFGAEAAAQHYFRKNAAQLTPTDAARLAVMLPAPKRFEKTPGSAYLAGRTRTILGRMGSAELP
- the aroE gene encoding shikimate dehydrogenase, translated to MTTSPLPADLYCVMGNPVAHSRSPAIHARFAELTGQAIHYERCLVPLDGFAQFVRNFAAQGGRGCNVTVPFKFEAPQLAAVCSERVHLAGAANTLSFQADGSVHADNTDGLGLVADITRNAGVPLQGARVLLVGAGGAAAGVLGPLLHAGARHITIANRTVAKAEALVASHGALALLQKAELLAITPQAVEGDFDVIINATASSLSGEAVPVAASVLRPGSLAYDMMYGPAAQGFMDWASAHGATARDGLGMLVEQAAEAFAIWRGVRPPAAQVLEEMRQTA
- a CDS encoding energy transducer TonB, coding for MNLRSLFRSFSTLQIALGVSVAVHAALISVRFIDPEGFNRVFQDTPLEVILVNAKSNERPEKAQAIAQSNLAGGGEAAQGRATSPLPYSALTAVGDDFEEMQRKMDAMQEQQTQLLTQLRKQLATMPEPDPRKQSDSGEQMSQEEKRRQLVKLLAEIEKRINEENSRPKKRYISPATREEAYAIYYDALRRKVEDKGTENFPEQGGKKLYGELIMIVTVNHDGRVLSTEVVQGSGKGALDRRAEAIARSAAPFGHFTPEMRAKADQVAMVARFKFTRDQTLETSVR
- a CDS encoding ribonuclease catalytic domain-containing protein, which encodes MHALFEEAGKFMAGRILSEAESSAQVELDSGKRVKVKAANILLRFEKPAPSELIAQAQAVAESIELDLAWEFAPEDDFGFADLARDYFSENATLVQQAGALFRLYDAPHYFRRAGKGRFKKASAEILQQALAAIEKKKALLAQIDEWAAALGRGECPQPIREQLYKILFKPDKNAPEYKAVVEASRATHTAPLDLLQKAGAIDSAYQFHWKRFLFENFPKGTGFPAVTAPAIADELPLSTAQAYSIDDSQTTEIDDALSVQGLGTGTVVLGIHIAAPGLAIQPGSAIDQLGRARLSTVYMPGYKITMLPDDVVQTYTLDEGRANPAVSLYVTIDEATLEFKGSETKLERVHVAANLRHDQLDSVVTEEWLSNPAFEHQNDPQRLSDLRPQLSFLHRLAKELKARREVVRGKPENFNRPDYNFRLVGNNGAEPTGHEQVQISVRQRGAPLDLIVAEAMIVANSTWGSWMAELGVPGIYRSQASMAPGVKVRMGTKALPHAGIGVKAYSWATSPLRRYTDLVNQWQIIACARHGATAALAAPFKPKDADLFSIISSFDGAYSAYNGYQAGMERFWTLKYVEQNGITELNATVFKEGPGGSFLVRADDIPLVFPVLGAQNLPRGARLKVKLGEVDEITLDLHGTVLERLDDPADASDDAPLEDDGDDEAVAGPIAIAVDVNEADTPTNANADHPTP